A genomic stretch from Solanum stenotomum isolate F172 chromosome 8, ASM1918654v1, whole genome shotgun sequence includes:
- the LOC125872911 gene encoding protein SMAX1-LIKE 6-like, translating into MPTPVNTARQCLTHEASMTLDDAVAMAGRRGHAQTTSLHYISSLLSVPSSCLREACSRTRNNAYSVRVQFKALDLCLGVSMDRLPSSPSSSKVDYPPVSNSLMAAIKRSQANQRRQPENFNFYQQQLQNQSASSSSVPVVKVELRNLIISVLDDPVVSRVFGEAGFRSCDIKLAILRPVHQLFRYSRFKGPPLFLCNLTNQTDRSFSFPFLGFSGGEDDCRRIGEVFVNNRGKNPLIVGTCAQGAMNNFLEMIQSNRGGGGGILPVEVYGLSVICIETEIIRFVRGEYDEELMKSKFEEIGSMLMNNSLGSGVVVNYGDLKLLSSNDGYIDSCRYIVSKLTSLLQINHGKLWLIGWVEKYEIYLKVLNRFPYIEKDWELQLLTIISSGNSKEETFPRSRLMESFVPLGGFFSTATGDIKSPLSSSYHTASRCHLCNEKCKQEVNALSKCGLISTASVADHYQSSLPSWLQMTQLNTNGGLDPIKAKDDKMVLGAKIAGLQRKWDNLCQRLHYNQPLPKTSNFHMTSEFPSVVGFQVVEDRKQSLNNENIETRRKKMTCTISSSNESSIFLSKTQSQGDDDHGFNSSTSLTSVTTDLGLCMASTSPSKEQEHLTNHSSINQPHDITCSVEVPRFINRSPLQQQLDSKDFKMLYAALIEKVNWQEEAVNAISQTIARCRCRNERNNCPSRGDIWLNFLGPDKLGKKKIAIALGEILYGSTNNLICVDLSLQDEVGLFDLQVLNQYDVRFRGKHVVDYVADKLRNCPLSVVFLENVDKADILMQKSLSQAVKTGRFLDSHGREVSIGNAIFVTTSSRLDEERTLPSTKETAEYSEEDILAAKGNQIQILIGFDLTDDVKSPNSTALITTRKRSSSQIFVNNRKLITTGPIESVDQQFGSSEMAKRAHKTSNTCLDLNLPAEEIENYENFTGDSGCDFSNENTTAWLKQLFTQFDETAIFRPLDLDSLAEKLLKEMRQCFHKIVGPECLLEIDSKVVEQILAAACLSDSKKIEDWIQHVLGRGFVEAQERYSLSARSVVKLVTCESYLQQVHIPGVLLPGRIIVN; encoded by the exons ATGCCAACGCCAGTTAATACTGCTAGGCAATGCTTGACGCATGAAGCTTCCATGACTCTCGACGATGCTGTAGCCATGGCAGGTCGTCGTGGCCATGCTCAAACTACATCTCTTCATTACATATCTTCCTTACTCTCTGTTCCTTCTTCATGTTTACGTGAGGCATGTTCTCGTACAAGGAACAATGCATACTCTGTTCGTGTCCAATTCAAAGCTCTAGACCTCTGTTTAGGGGTTTCGATGGATCGGTTGCCTTCGTCGCCCAGCAGCAGCAAGGTAGACTATCCACCTGTTTCGAATTCTCTTATGGCAGCCATAAAGAGGTCGCAAGCGAATCAGAGACGACAGCCGgagaatttcaatttttatcaaCAACAGCTTCAGAATCAGtcagcttcttcttcttcagttcCAGTAGTCAAGGTTGAGCTACGGAATCTCATAATTTCTGTCCTTGATGACCCTGTTGTAAGCAGAGTATTTGGGGAAGCTGGTTTCAGGAGTTGTGATATTAAGCTTGCAATTCTTAGACCTGTTCATCAACTCTTCAGATACTCAAGATTCAAAGGACCACCCTTGTTTTTGTGTAATTTAACCAATCAAACCGATCGAAGTTTTAGCTTCCCCTTCTTGGGATTCTCTGGGGGAGAAGATGATTGCAGAAGAATTGGGGAGGTTTTCGTCAATAACAGAGGAAAAAATCCACTTATTGTTGGTACTTGTGCACAGGGTGCTATGAACAATTTCCTTGAAATGATACAGAGTAacagaggaggaggaggaggaatcCTTCCTGTtgaggtatatggattgagtgTGATTTGTATAGAGACAGAGATCATAAGGTTTGTTAGAGGAGAATATGATGAGGAATTAATGAAGTCGAAGTTTGAGGAGATTGGAAGTATGTTGATGAATAATAGTTTAGGGTCTGGTGTTGTTGTCAATTACGGAGATTTAAAACTGCTATCAAGCAATGATGGTTATATTGATTCTTGCAGATATATTGTTAGCAAATTGACAAGTTTGCTACAGATTAATCATGGAAAACTCTGGTTGATTGGGTGGGTAGAAAAGTATGagatatatttgaaagttttgaATAGATTTCCTTACATAGAAAAAGATTGGGAGTTGCAGCTTTTGACAATCATTTCTTCTGGAAATTCAAAGGAAGAAACATTTCCTAGATCCAG GTTGATGGAATCTTTTGTGCCATTGGGAGGATTCTTTTCTACGGCAACTGGTGATATTAAAAGCCCGTTAAGCAGTTCATACCACACTGCATCCCGGTGCCACTTATGCAATGAGAAATGCAAACAAGAAGTAAATGCTCTCTCAAAATGTGGATTAATAAGCACTGCTTCAGTTGCAGATCACTATCAATCAAGTCTGCCTTCTTGGTTGCAAATGACTCAACTCAACACTAATGGAGGACTCGACCCTATCAAG GCCAAAGATGATAAAATGGTATTGGGTGCTAAAATTGCTGGTTTGCAGAGAAAATGGGACAATCTATGCCAGCGTTTACACTACAATCAACCATTACCCAAGACAAGCAACTTTCACATGACTTCTGAATTCCCATCAGTTGTAGGCTTTCAAGTTGTTGAAGACCGAAAACAAAGTCTCAATAACGAAAACATTGAAACTAGGAGGAAGAAAATGACTTGCacaatttcttcatcaaatgaAAGCAGCATTTTTCTCTCCAAAACGCAGTCACAAGGTGATGATGACCATGGCTTTAACTCTTCAACCTCTCTAACTTCAGTCACAACAGATTTAGGTTTGTGCATGGCCTCTACTTCTCCAAGCAAAGAACAAGAGCACCTCACAAACCACAGTAGCATTAATCAACCACATGACATAACATGCAGTGTTGAGGTGCCTCGTTTCATTAACCGCTCTCCTCTTCAGCAGCAATTGGATTCAAAAGATTTTAAGATGCTATATGCAGCTCTTATAGAAAAGGTTAATTGGCAAGAGGAGGCTGTAAATGCCATTAGCCAAACAATAGCACGGTGCAGATGTAGAAATGAAAGAAACAATTGTCCAAGTCGAGGAGACATCTGGCTCAACTTTCTTGGACCTGATAAGCTCGGTAAGAAGAAAATTGCAATTGCATTGGGTGAGATTCTATATGGAAGCACAAACAACTTAATCTGTGTAGACCTAAGTCTACAGGATGAAGTCGGGTTGTTTGATCTTCAAGTATTGAATCAATACGACGTGAGATTCAGAGGGAAGCATGTTGTTGACTATGTTGCTGATAAACTGAGGAACTGCCCTTTATCTGTTGTTTTCCTTGAAAATGTGGATAAAGCTGATATACTGATGCAGAAAAGCTTGTCCCAAGCTGTTAAGACTGGTAGATTTTTGGACTCTCATGGTAGAGAAGTTAGCATAGGTAATGCAATCTTTGTGACGACGTCATCAAGATTAGATGAAGAAAGAACTCTTCCTTCTACCAAAGAAACAGCTGAGTATTCGGAAGAAGATATATTGGCAGCTAAAGGTAACCAAATCCAGATACTAATTGGTTTTGATCTTACAGATGATGTCAAAAGTCCAAACTCAACTGCATTGATAACAACTAGAAAAAGATCTTCTAGCCAAATCTTTGTGAATAATAGAAAGCTTATAACTACTGGTCCAATCGAAAGTGTAGATCAGCAATTTGGAAGCTCGGAGATGGCCAAACGAGCCCACAAGACATCAAACACATGCTTAGATTTGAATCTTCCAGCTGAAGAGATTGAAAATTATGAGAACTTTACTGGAGATTCTGGCTGTGACTTTTCCAATGAAAACACCACAGCATGGTTGAAACAATTGTTTACACAATTTGATGAGACTGCGATTTTTAGGCCATTGGATTTAGACTCTCTTGCTGAGAAGCTATTGAAGGAGATGAGACAATGCTTCCACAAAATTGTCGGTCCAGAATGTTTGCTAGAGATTGACTCAAAAGTAGTGGAACAAATTCTGGCAGCAGCATGTTTAAGTGACAGCAAGAAAATAGAAGATTGGATTCAACATGTTCTTGGAAGGGGATTTGTAGAAGCTCAAGAAAGATATAGCTTAAGTGCTCGATCTGTCGTGAAACTTGTGACCTGCGAGAGCTATCTTCAACAAGTTCATATACCAGGAGTTCTCCTTCCTGGCAGAATCATCGTCAATTAG